The Zingiber officinale cultivar Zhangliang chromosome 2A, Zo_v1.1, whole genome shotgun sequence genomic sequence GAAGAGAACTGGAAGTTATATTGTTGCTTTGACTGTTTTGATTGGAATAATGTGTAAAATAGTTAGGATATAGACTCCTTGTGAATAGAAATGGTGTTGACTTGGAGTATTGCAGTTTTAGCATAAAATTGTCTAGCTACTTCAATAAGGGGGAAAGCTTATAATGTCTGCATCAGATGGAATAAAAACTCTGCCTAGAAGGTTATTGATTGAATGCTGATCAATGCTTGTCAAACACAGCATGAAAGATGATGGTGCTGTTTACAACAATAAAATTATTGGCACAATATTTTACACCAATTAATGCTATTTTCATGAATCATGTTGAGGAATCAGATATAATGGTTGTAGTAGATTCAATTAGAGTTCATATTAGATTCTTGTAAATAGGATCTCAGTTACTATGGCaagataaaaattataaatttatctaGCCCTTGATAGAAAATATGGATGATCTAGATTGGTTAAGTTGATCACAAATATGCAAGCctaccccacctagtgggataaggcttggttgttgttgtatttatTGGTAGATAATGATTGGTGGTGATCAATTGATTGTTTAGAACTGCAACACTTTGATTTGAATGATTGTAGAGAAATTGGATTCAGTTTTCTTATCATTTTATTTCAGCAATCAAAATTCATTTTATGAAACCAAAACTTAAGCGTATTAAAATCATTTATCTTTCTATTCAGTTGATTTTTAtgacatttatattttttttttcagatttaagcATTGAGTCACCTCCTTCTATGTACCCATCAAAGAAATATTGTGATATAACAGGATTCGAGGTAAATACTCTTATCTAGTTGCTGATCTAGGCACTTTCTATGCAGTTAATTATTCCAAGCATTTATTTTATACCCTAATAAACCTCACAATGTGTTAATTAGGATATTGCAAAATTTATCATCCGCAAAAAACGTGTTCTTTAACTGACTTGCTATGTCACTCACTAAAACTCTAAAAAATGTTACCAACACAAATGGGGTTAGCCCCACAATTGAGTAAGGTTTCCCTGAGTCAAGATCAAAGCATGGTTATTGTATAAATGTCATGTTTGAACCTATTAATAATAAGCATGAAGGTTAAAGAGTAAAgcaatagtggtgcagtagatacaacaacaaccaaaccttattTCAATAGGTAGggaatagtggtgcagtagataCAACACAAGTGACCCATTAAGAATGACCTACACTCCTTACCTCCCAAAGTGTGCCATGAATTCACCATTGTCCTTGTTGGACAGTGAGCAGTGTGCTACGAATTCACTATTGTCCTCGTTGGATGgtgagttttgttgttgtcttgtCTGACAACTCagattccactaaagaactaccACACAACACATGCTACCAGTTTTGTCTCTCACATCTTGAGAGCTAAACAAGTTTTCAGCTATTCCAGAATAAGAGTACAATAATGATCTTCGAGAACAAGATGATATAGCAAATAAAGGAGAAAATTTCAGTTTTTTATGCTAAATAAATTGCTAAAGTTATGGGACAATGGATGGATGGCCAATTTTCCAACCTATTTTTGGGTTCGATTGTCTCTAATGttatttctgtttatatatacaCAATACTTGACAATAGCATAGGTGATTAAATTATTTGTTCAGGTAATTAACCATAATTAATTGACAGTCTTATAATTATCAGAACCATTTTACTaatcaactaattaattaattagggtTAACACATTAACTAGTTCAATTTAATTCAGAAGATTAATTTTACAATCTAATTGAATAAATTTTCATCAGTTCAACTTAATCCATCGAGTTAATTTTACAAGCAAATGTAATAAATTAATAAAGTTGTTAGTCAAGTCTAATTCTGTTAATAAACAACagatttatccaataaataacaTACAATAATTCATGGAGGacattagtcaaaataaactaatcaaGCATATTagttaatgaaatacaagtatttTGTTTAATTAAATCCAAAGCTAAGTATTTTAGATTAATTAGTCAGAATTTTTGTTCTTAACCACAAACCTTATGTGCatttaaaaagaaatatatattttttaatgtttttagttCGCCAAAAAAAATCTTATAGTTAATTAATTGAGACCTTAACAGTTTAGATAATTGGTCTGAGACTTTATACAAACTCAGTCTACCAGATGAAAAAAAATCTTATGTTTTATGAaacatttttttctaaaatcaattcAAAACTAGCGTTGTCCAAATTAGTTGATTAAGCTAATTGAATAAGTTAGTTAACAATGACCAAGGAAAATATTAGAATTGATTTGATGAGACACCTGTGACCAAAGTTCTAACTAACCAATCAAAATATGAAAATTGATTTGATGAGACATCTGTACAATCTACATGCGTAAAGGGAATAACATTTGAGTGAATTCAACCCATGACATATAATTGGAAATCTAACAATCAAACCACTGtactataattaaatattttacttAGCATAACTAAAAATGAATatctctctttattttatttttatatcctATTCTTGAGGATTCTTATTGTTCCAAACTCCTTTTGCTTCATGATATAGGAGACTAGTACAGGTAGTATGTGTTATGTGGTCAGTTTTTAGAATGTGAATTGCAGACATCTAGTGAGGAATGGTGAATTTGTAGCACATTGTGGCATATGTGCATAGCGCTCTGTAGAAGTGCAGGAGTTTCATCATGAGCCACTTGCTTCTTGGGTTTGCAATATATTCTCTCATATCCATTGTATTCATGTTTTGTATGTAATGATCTACTATTTCTTTGCTCTTCCTCCATATTAATTCTTAATTCCTTTTACTTAATCTCTATCATCTATTTACTTTGAGAAATCCTAGTGTCATGTTTCCGACCTCTAttaccttaatattttttttcctggATTCTATTGAGTTGCCTAGAGAGTTAACTATAAAGAAGAGCAAATTGTCTCTGAGTAAATATTTTGCTCTGATGACTTATTTTTAGACGCTGTTAAGATTTTCTAAGTTTTGCATTTTAAATAATTCTCTTCTCATTGATTATGATCTCTAAGTATGCATATTTTATGTGGATGATAATTATTGTAATATTCTAATGATACACATTCTGAGGAGTGTTGGGTTGTGAGAATATATTCACAAAATTGATTATTGATCTCATTTAATTAACTAGGGATTAATTGTTCTTCTTATTTGTGAATGATGTAATTTTCTTTGGCACCTCTGCAAAATTCCATGTGTCAATGGTATGTGAGATGAGGGGATTTTGGTGTACACACAATCGATGGTTCAGTCTTGATGGCTAATTTTTATCCAGCAATTCTGCTGAAGTCGGTGTTAATTTAATAAGGTTATGAAGGTTATATTACTTTTCCTTGCTCAAAAGGTGATGATCAATACAATAGATGCTCGATATTCTTGCTTCTGCACTGTTTCACGCATAGCCTCTTCATGTAAACTTTCTTTGCTCTTTTTTTTTGGCTTGAGCTTCTATTACCTTCCAATGCCGTAGAATTTATCTTACGAATTTAGTTTTAACTAGACGGTGAGACTGTCCATGCAGGCACACTACGTTGACCCAAGGACGACCCTACGCTATGCAAATCCTGGTGTCTTCAAGCGCATTCGAGGGCTCACTGATGACCAGATACAAAGATACCTGGCTTTGAGGAATGCAGTCATCGTTTTAAGATAACTATCAAGAGGCATATCCCGATCTTACACTGGTATTCAAAAGCCTTAGTTGCCTATTATGTCCACCGCTGCTTTGCTTTCTTGTAGTTGCACAACTAATGCAGATCAATGCTTGGGAACCCAAATTATTATAAGATTTTGAAGCTTTCTCAGTTGACCTTGCTGGAATTTGCTGTATCGGATGCTGTTGTaaccttttaatttaattaatggatatggGGAAACGCCTCCAATAAACAGCATCCTTAAATATGCTTAATATTCGTCTTTCAACAATTATCTTAACAATTTTTGATTAAGATttgagtttatatatatatagacaccgCCATCTGGTGTTCAATTTGGACACCACCGAGAGGCATTCACggtgattttatttatttaaagtgTTTTTATTATGTcaataagtttttatttttagtGCTTAGGGGTTCGGTTTGATTTTACGAAAATTTTATATCTGTTGTCAGAGTAAGTGTTTACAATGAACGATTTATTAGTCTAGTATTTTTAGATATTCAtctattataaaaaatttatgaCTTTTCTTATATTGGCATTGAGACTTAATTcttatatgtttagaaaattgaGAAGAGTTGTACACTAGGCACACCTTTTTATTGGACTTTACTAGATTAAAGTGTCTTACAaactattcaaaacttaattcaactaatttaacatattataaatatatttgaatgCAAATTTGAAGAAACACTGTTATTGACCACATGTACATGTCTGTAATTTATGTAacaatcatattatatttttctAGTACAAATAAGTCCTGAGCAAAAGAATTCATGgatatttttttttctgattcATTCCCAATTAAAATTTGAACGAGAACAAAtctcaaaaaaaacaaaaaacatttTATCGAGAACAAGATTTGAGGTTCAATCTAAGGCGCGCGAAATGGAAACCTGTCGGATGAACCGCTCTGAACCATGAGCTCAACTGAACCAGGCCCGGTTTATTTGAAATTCTAGGGCTAGGGTTGCTGGTTATGCTTGGCTGTGGATTCCAGGAAACGGCAGCCACCCGTGCGCTGCTCTTCCTCTCGTCCTCGCGAGTTGCTCGCCGGCGGGTGACAACTCCGGCCTTCAATCGGCGATAGAAAACAAAGGAGAGTGTTACGACGGCCGTGATTAAGCTGCAGGGTGACATCTGAACCCCACGCTTAATTTTCTCATGACTCTGCGCAGTTACTTCCGATCCCCTCCTCCCTTCCTCCCGTCGAGTTCGGTTGTTGGTAGCCTCCTTCAACTATAACTTCGATATCTTGCGTGGGGACGAAGAGACTTGCGAGCATTTTAGGTCGAAGTTCCATCCCCTGGGCTTGGGCATCAGCGGCCGCAACTTCTCCTCTTTCCTGACGACTCGTAACACTGGTGACGGAATCATTTTTCTCTGTATATAGAAAAGAAAGCTTTGATTCTCCTCTGTCTGTGAGCTTCAGCGAGGGATTATGGGCGAGGATCTGTGAAATTCAGCAATAGTGTAACCTCCTCGTCGTCAATCCGCAGCGAGTGCCCCCTTCGGCTAGATCTGAGTAGTGCTCGACTTCCCTGGTCGGTTTTAGGAACTGCAGCAACTGTAGAGCCAAAATCTTATACCTGAGGTAGGATCGCTTCTATCTTGTTGTGCGTGAATTATGTGGCTGTTGTTAGTTCTTATTGGAGTTTTGTGTTAGGACTGTTCGGAGCCAATAGAGTTCCAACAACAGTGAAGCTTCATATTTGATAGCCCTACATCGTACTTCAACGCAGGCATTGGTCTTTTCCTCCTTTGATTGAATTGTGCTTTGTTCATTACTAAATAATATGATCAATTTGCTTTTCCAGTGATATGTTGATGAATATTGTTAATTCTTTAGTGATCTTCAACTTTTGCTAGAGATTGTTATTGGTAGTTCTCCTTGTACTCTTTTTAGAGTCTATTATTGGTGTTTCTTACAAATGACCAAATTCTAACTACGAGAAAGTTAATGGACGGTTGTCCTTTCATTCATTCCAAATTAAAGGGGTACGCCATTAATACTTGAATGAACCATATGAGTGAATTTCATTCTGAAGATAAAAGGGCAGTGGCTTCTAGCCTAGTAGTCATGTATTGATATCTGGTTCATCTTAAGAGTTGCTGGACCTTATGTTTGGCTCAAGTAATACGATGAGGTTTACTAGTTGGCGAGTGAAGTTGGTGTTGAGGATAACTGGTGTGTACTTTACCCTTTGTGTATATGGATTTGAGTGGTAGTATGTTTAGAGAAGTGTCTATTGGCCTGATTGTTGCTTAAAAACTCTAATCTGATAAATaaactctctttatttttttttttgtggtttGTGTGTGCATTTCCAAATTTGTTGGTTTCAATGTTTATATTCCTTTGTGACTAGTTTTATAGGGCTAATGATATTGACATATAGTTTAGATCATGAGATTATGCCTTTTGAGTTGATAGATGCTTGTTATTCTAGATAACACATACCATTAGTTTGCTTATGCCAAACTTTTATATGCTCATTAAGCTagttgatccacatcatactatatGACATTTGTCATACATTGGTTAAGTtgttcattcatttttttttatttttttttatcatattatgCCATCATTGGAGTAACTTACAAAATATCACGATAGTCAAAATTGTGATTTGAACCTTAGGATCCTCCAATCCAAACGAAGTCAAAAGATTCAGATTCCAAGTATGATGTCAATTGGTCTAGGATTTTAGGATCCTACGATTTGATCCTAGATCTTCGTATCATTCCTAGATTGGATCTTGGGACCAACAATTtgactaaaatatatttataatattttattatttgacaTTTACTAATATCTTCGCAAATAACTTTTTTTGTGTCATATCATTTGTGAAAAAATTCAATAATATAAGATTCTTGTTGAGTCTTAAGTGGATGAACTCTTTTTAATCATTATTATCTTCCATCATATAATTATGATCTGCCTTAGAGAAGTTGCATATTTCAATATAAGatgaaatattaaaaattatattgtatttttcatatatttactATATGAAAATTGTattgaaatatttaaaatattcgtATTAATACTATATATTGTAAACCAATagatataataaattataaacatcaaatatatttttgaatattCTTACTAAATTATAGCATTTTATGGTCTTACGATTTAGATCTATGAACCTCTTCCCATTCCTAAGTAGGATCTTAATGTTGACAACCTTGCAAATATTGTATAatgaaaagttttcaaaaatatttgaaactaataaaaataaaatattagaatGAAGGGTAGCCTGGTGCACAAAGATTTCGCCAATGCGGGCCCCAGGGAAGGGTCGGATCATAGTGGGTCAATTGTACACCGTCTTACCTTGCATTTTTGTAAGAGGTTGTTTCTGATGGTGACAACCTTGCATTCTTGAGTAGGATCTTGATGTTGACAACCTTGCAAAatattatataatgaaaagttttcaaaaatatttgaaattaaaaaaaataaaatatttattgaaTTTAGTAAAATGTTGTAAATGAATAGAAGTtagtataatataaaatatttattataataaaatatttgagaaaattaataatcattgtaaattaataaaaaaataaaaaattacgaGATGGaccatttatattttcttttctctattaAATTCTTTCCTTATATTTTCAATAAAAGTACTCCCACCATATCAAAGACGTTATATTAATCTTGTATTCACTAAAATATTATGCAATCTATATAGAAATCACAACAAGTTGACTCATTGTATCACACTGAGGAAATGATTGGGCTGATTTTCAATCTTTCACCTATTCAgtgtaaaaaaaaatcataccaTTGGCTATCCTAAGCATTACATATGAAAAAATTACCTCTATTAGAGGTATATGAAGTAGATGACTATAACATACCAATGAGGCTTACCTACATGAGTTATGGCCTCTATGATGAAGGCTAAGTGGGAGACTAGATTTTAAGGTTTGAGAGGAAGAAGTTGCGGAGGAGAAAGTTGCAATCTCAGTATATTGGAGTCAGTGATCTTCTACCTATGGGCAGACAGAATTTTTTGTCTCTGTTCTTGACTTGTCAATTGTAGAGCTTGTGTGTAGGCGAGTTTTGTGGTATTGCTTCGTAAGAAATGAAAATTTAGTCACATGATTTCATGATGGAGGTAATTTCACATTTTAGGCATACTGATTTCCATCTTTATGGAGCGGTTTGTGATGGTGTATTGCAACATCTATTTTAGTAGGATTGATCGAACTGGTGATGTCTTAGTTAATGTTGTTTTCAATAAATATTACTAGAGCTGTCTAGACCTTGACAATTTTACCACCTAAAATTAGGGTCTAAAGTTCATAAATAATGTGTTGCATTCAATTATTCCTATATCAGATTGGAAGCACAATTAGGTTTGTTTGAGAATATGTAGAACATAATATGAATAAGAAAGAGAgattgatgaaaaaaaaaatcaaagtcgtCAATTTCATATTCAAGCTTCATTAGATGAGTCATGTCAAGGTTCATATCATGGATCACTTTGGTGATTCTGTGAATCATGAACATAAATAATTAAATGTTattattttacaattttttttgtaaaaatgtctTATTTAACACCATAGTATGATTGCCACAAACATATGAATTCTTAAAGAATTAAAGACTTTTTTAGATTAATGTCACCAAAATCcacttttgaaatataaaaaagTAACTAATATAAGAAATACATGAATCACAATTGCCCTATTTCCTCTCCAATTGATATCTCATTATCCTCCTCATCATCTATCATAATCATTTCTTCTTATTTTGTTTTCCTCTTTGGTTTCTTAATAGTTTCTTTCTCAACAACTTtaaccttttccttttccttttccttttcctttgttatCATTGTTtacatttaaattttaaagatgattataaaaataaacattttTATAAGTTCTAAATACTTAAAATAAGTTCATCATTATCTATACACCTCTCATTCTAAACTTTGAATCCATTGAAGCATCTTTTGGAAGACAAGATTCTTCAACTTTATTATTCTACTCATCATCTGTTTCTATACTTGACAAACTAATTAGATCATATGGAtctcctttctctttctcttgaaCTATTTTTGTCTCAAGTTCAATTGAAGATTATATTTCATGAACACAAATGCATTAAATACTCaattaatttatttctagaaTGGGTATGCTCAAAAAGTACTCTGTTTTTTTTCCACCTGGAAGCACTACATGATAGAGTACCACGGAAAGTAGTTGAAGTATATGATATTCTTCACCATAACTCTTATATGACGTTTTCACCATCACTCTTGTATGACATTCTTCACCATAACTCTTATATGTGATTTTACCATCACTCTTGTATGAGATTCTTCACCATAACTCTTATATGACATTTTTCACCATAACTTTTCCACCAAAAAATTGTAGAAATGctaaatcataaaaaattattctaaacgATGAGAAATAATTTTACATACCTGATTGTTTTCTATCATTTGTTGGTATTTCCATGCTCATGCCAACTATCCCTTCTCCTCTTATTCCTGTCTCTACATCTAGGTATGTTCTCTCTATCTTGTACAAATCAATATTAATATTTGTAAGGATTAATGTTTGGCTTATAATGAAACCTATAAGTTAAAATTTTAGAGTATGTTTGATATTATGAATAAAATATCATAGTAGATGGAAAAAAGAAAGTAGCATTGAATTAAAAATGGATACTGAGGATTATATAGTAGGCTACTGCATGCTTAAAAATTGATATACAAATTCAATGCCATCGAAGTTCTTTACAATTTGTTCGTATGCTCTACCCAAACTAAATGCATCTCATAGTCGTTCTGGCCTCACCATTCACAAGTTGAAACACTTTCACAAGGGGAGTCGCACATTCCAAACAAAACTTCATTGCTTTTCTTGAATCTTTAATCCCATGGCATTACATCTTACTTTTTCACTTTATATTGGCTTGCAAAGGAAGTTTAACTCATAATTCAGAAGCAAACATAGATCTAATTAcaattttcttttccatctttgtTTTTATATACTGCAGTATGCCATGGTAATTCTGGTTTCTACATGTCTTGCCATATCACCTCCCTTATCAAATTCTTATGCAAATTGAGAACCAAGGTGTGACGTAAATAAACATTGTGATTTGCTTTGCTTTTGTAATAGTATAAAATGTTGGAATTTTACTAACTTCAGCACAATCAAATTTAAATAGTGCAGCACAAGGAgacaaaaacaattttttttccttctaacgATCTTC encodes the following:
- the LOC122040891 gene encoding INO80 complex subunit C-like; amino-acid sequence: MEPEVASSEMVLPVVLPFKRVQMSDKYPKGQSRGRQWKHLKQILQAENYASLPADEPNYLSIESPPSMYPSKKYCDITGFEAHYVDPRTTLRYANPGVFKRIRGLTDDQIQRYLALRNAVIVLR